In the Triticum urartu cultivar G1812 unplaced genomic scaffold, Tu2.1 TuUngrouped_contig_4911, whole genome shotgun sequence genome, TTGTCAACATATTGCATACCTTCCTTTTTGTTCTATCCCTGTTAATCTAGCTGAAGTTGCCTATATGTTAGTCCGTAGTCTCTACACCCTGACTCATGCATCCTTGGCAAAAAACCCAAGGAACGATTCATTTATGTCAAAAAAGAATAACAGAGTTTCCTATCATTTTTTGGCTGAATGAATATAAGCCGtgttattattattttttaaactATATAAGCCGTGTTATTACTCTGCAACAACGGTGTGGGATCCGAAAACTTCAAAAAAAAAAACGGTGTGGGATTCCGTTGTGTCGGGTGGATCGGGCGGGAGATTCGGCAGGCAACACGTGCGTGCGCCAGCGAGTTTCACCGGCCGACGTCATGGCGGCCCATGTCCATGCCCAATCCCCGGCGCCATCACGCCGGACGTGAGGAATAACGAATCAACGATAACCACACACCCGGCCCCTTCCCGACGAAACCACAGAGAagccctccctccctccctcctggCCGGGCCATGGCCAAGCGTCACGCGCACAAGAGGACAAAATTCCGCAACCATATAAGCGGCCCCTCCCCTCTCGTCTCCAAAAGTTCGAGCTCCTCATTTCTCATACCTACAAGCTCTGCTCATCTATCGCTAGCTCCCTCTAGCTACCAGATCTTCTTCCAAGCCTGGTTAGCAGTCGAAGTTatctagctagctagctagctagggtTTTTGTCATCGAGCGCGCGTGGCGTGGCGATGATCATGTCCGACCCGGCCATGCTGCCGCCGGGCTTCCGGTTCCACCCGACGGACGAGGAGCTCATCCTCCACTACCTCCGCAACCGCGCCGCCGAATCGCCCTGCCCCGTCTCCATCATCGCCGACGTTGATATCTACAAGTTCGACCCATGGGCCCTGCCATGTTAGTACCTCTGCACCAACAGATCATGATTCATGCATGCTGATGATCCATTCATTTGATTCCCACTTGCGCTAGCTTCACTCTCATCTCAATAATCGTCTGTTATTTCTCTTGTTTCTTTAATTTTGGGGGTTAATTAATTCCAGCCAAGGCTAGCTACGGGGACAGGGAATGGTACTTCTTCACGCCGAGGGACCGTAAGTACCCCAACGGTGTCCGGCCGAACCGCGCCGCGGGCTCCGGCTACTGGAAGGCCACCGGCACCGACAAGCCCATCCGCTGCAGCGCCACCGGCGAGAGCGTCGGCGTCAAGAAGGCCCTCGTCTTCTACAAGGGCCGCCCGCCCAAGGGCATCAAGACCAACTGGATCATGCACGAATACCGCCTGGCCGCCGCCGACGCGCACGCCGCCAACACCTACCGCCCCATGAAGTTCCGCAACGCCTCCATGAGGGTAAGTCGCCAGCACGTACGGTACAGCAATCAATCAAACATATAAACAAATTAAATCAACTGAACTGAACACCCAAAACCCTAGTATGGAGTATAAAACCACATATAGGAGTAGATCTTATATGTCTGTCAATTCGTGTCATGGTAGTCGCATGTGTGGCACCGAACGATATGCACGCACCTGCCCGCGCACTTGCACAGCGATTTTTCTGGGAGGGCGTACGGGTTCGTGTCGTCGGCATGTCAGATTTTGCCAAAATGGAATCGGGTTGTGCAGTGGCTTGCCAGTGGACGCAAGAGCTGCTAGCTTTAATGTGCGTGTCTCGTTTAAAGAAATGTTCTTTAGGCATACTTGGCATGGTTGCGCGAAGTCAATAGATCCGACAATGATAGGCCTGATTGATGCATACGCGTGTTAATGACTGATTCACCTTTCGCCTGCTTGATTGAAAGCTTTATTCATTTATTTCTAGATTTTTTCTTTAACTAAAATTAATACTACGTGCGATCCGTCTTGGCATATATGTATGCAGCTGGATGACTGGGTGCTGTGCCGGATCTACAAGAAGACCAGCCAAGCATCGCCGATGGCGGTGCCACCGCTGTCCGACCACGAGCTTGACGAGCCTTCTGGCGCTGCCGCCTACCCCATGTCGAGCGCCGGCATGATCATGCAAGGCGGCGCCGGCGGCTATCCGCTGCAGGCCGCGGCCGGCGGCACACAGAGGATGCCCAAGATCCCGTCCATATCGGAGTTGCTCAACGAGTACTCGCTGGCGCAGCTCTTCGAGGACAGCGGACACGCGCTGATGGCGCGGCACGATCAGCACGCCGCCCTTCTCGGTCACCCCATCATGAGCCAATTCCATGTGAACGGCATGCCGCAGCTGGGGCAGATGGATTCGTCAGCCTCAACGTCGGTGGGAGGCGAGGGTGCCGCCGGGAAGCGCAAGAGGCCGTCGGAGGACGGTGACCGTAACGGGTCGACGAGCCAGCCAGCGGCGGCGGTGACGGGCAAGAAGCCCAACACTTCTTGCTTGGGTGCAACAACGTTCCAAACAGGCAACAACACCTTGCAGGGGTCGTCACTAGGCCAGGGCCATCAGACGCTGCTCCGTTTCTAACATGGGGATCGGATGAACTGACGGTGGATACACACTATACTACTTGAACCCCATTAGTTTGAATTATATACGACCGGCGAACTGGTGATTTGAAGAACAATTATGGGGGTCTATTGCACAAGATAGGTCTAAATTAGACAAATTATTGGTCAATATATATAGGAAAAGGGATTGTACTTTTACTTGCGTCAGGTGTGTGTATCGAACGAGTAGCTAGGTCCATGGATCATACTAGTAGATATGGTTTGTAGTATGTACACAATATTTTTGTCTCCTAGGCATGCAGTACAATCATGTACTTGAAGCTTACGACCGTGCTAGGAAGGGCTTGATCAGACTGAGATCGACGGACTGAAAGTCTGGAACAAAGATGTAAAACAGCGAAAATAGATTCTTTAATGGAACCATTAATTCATCTTATCATGTTTTACTATTGTACTCAAGGGTCTGTATGCAGAAATGTTCAGCCATACACGAGAAGATTGTCGAATTCAAGAAAAAAGAAGTAAAGAAAGGGACGAGAAAATCACAAGTAGGAACACCTGCTCCAAGAACATAATTAGTCCATTCAGAAGAAGGGGAAATAGCCAGAAAAACACATAAAGGACGGACGAGAGAAGAATATGGAACCCGGGCATTTAATAATTGGCCAAAAGCAGGCAAGTTGTGGATGGCGTTTAGCTTTCAGTTCAGGTAGCGGGTGGGTGACAGCCTTTTCATCCGGCTGAAGTTTTCTTCAGATTGGCCAAGAGGCTTTTTGTCCATGTAGAATCTTGTCCGGCCACCAAGGCATCCTGATATTGCCATGCACATCAACAAGTCCAGGAACATCCATGTCACGGATCAAACAAAAAATGGCCCATTTGGCGGCTCGGAGTGGGATCAATTAATGGATGGATGGGTGCACTTCAGTGCAGTGCAGGTCCCCTGGAGCCACAGCCAGAGGACAGCTCTAATTATTGATTCACTGTAGCAGATCCATCGTCAAGAATCACGATAAGACGGACGGATGGATGATGGTTCAACAAAAAGTCAAGGCGCTGGCAGGACCTCACGCATGTTGAGCTTTAGCTGGATTGGTGGATCTGGGTGTGGTGGTTTTCTACGGCTCTGTAGTTTTCCCGACTTAATTGGCGGAGTACTACTATTCTGCTTTGAAATGTACAGTAGTACATCGAGTGTTTTAACTTTTGCTTTTACCAGCCGGCAGAGTCCTTCCTTGAGAGAAATATTAATAATTGAAAGGAATAAACGAAGCCCTTGGCCATGTCTCGTGTGTGTAGATTACTATTAGCTTTTACTACCTGGTTGTTACTTTCCATAGCACCATGTACATCTAGTCATCTGCTAGTGCCATGCTATTTATATTTTCCTAAGGCGGAGATGCTTATCCACAGGTAAAATTTTCCATGCCGCACACGCAAGTAATGAAGTAAGTAGAGCGCATTGACCACCCACCCCATCTATGTCCTGAAACAAAGGTTGAAAACAATGGTATCATACCGGCTCGTGCTTTATTCCCCATGCATGCAGATAAGGCACAACATTCCTCAAACTCTCTGAATCTCACGGTAAGACGGCAAGGCAACCAAAAGACCTCGGATAGTAGTTTAACGAAAGATTCAGAAGTATATTCCGTCTTCCACCTCGCATCGCCCAGCCGTTTTCCCCTTGTGGCAGCTCGCGCGAGACGGCCTCTCACGTATCCCCTCGCCACTGGCCGGAGCCAAATTTTCTCGCCGGATAACGCTTGTTAATCGGAAACGGGCCACCTGAGGGAGGCCTCCGTTCCCACTTCCCTGTCACGGCGCTCCATTGATTGATTAGATTAGGAGCCGGTGCTCATGCGGACCATACGCTACGTACGTTTTTAACCATTGGGGAGCCATCGGAGTGACGGGGAATTGCTGCCGTGGCGGCCGCGCGGGTTCTGGCGACGACTAGAATTCGTCCAGCGCACTGCCGTTCGTGAGCCCATGCAGGCGGCAGGGAAACAAAGAAGCAGGTCGGAAGGACCCGAGTGCAGCTATTTTGACGCTACCTAGGGCAAGTTGCGTGAATATGTTATGTTATCTTGTACTCCCTCTattccataatgtagtgcttTCTCTATTcacgtgcttcaactttgaccgtaaatttaaataccaagaccgattgcggcgggagcaaaaattatatcagtgaattcgtattcgaaagaagttttcaattatataattttttctcccaccacagttggtctcgttggttaaatttatggtcaaagttagACCTCAGAAAGCGTGGGCGCACTATATTTTAGAATTGAGGGAGTACTAGTAGCAAGAGCTTTGATTATTATCCGCTAATTCATGATTGATCGCTGGCCTTTCAGTTATAAAGTAATTTTATGTAAATGATGGTGGGGAGATTGAGCACGCTTATACCGAACCCATGCCTCCAGAATCAAGGGATACCATATAGTGGCTGCTTTTGTGGCGGTGATGGCTAGTTCATACCTTTTTTATAGGTGCTTTGTTCCAAACTTAGGTACTAGGAGTGCAAAATACATTAGAGACGTGGTTGGTGAAAATAAACAAGTACTAGGACTTGGTAGTAAAACACTTTTTTTTGAGGCAATGGTAGTAAAACACATGTGACAACGTTGTGTATGCTTTAAAAAAATTGGCAAAAGACTGGCCATTAAGCATACGGATGGGTCCGTCATTGTTCAAGCAGATTCATCGACTGTGTTGCCCATCCTCTTGGGCGAGACTCTTTTCAGGTTGGCGGTCATCTAGCTTCTGAGATTAAATCTCTCATGAAAGTTAAAGAGTTTGTTTCTCGGAAAGTTAGTAGGTATCAAAATAAGTAGCACATAAATTGGCAAACTACAGCCGTACTGAAGCATGTGCTACAGTATGGATGCATTCAGGTCATCTTTTCTGTGAGACACTCTTGTCTCAAGATTGTAACCCTATCATACAAAAGCCTACTTTCCCGACATACAAATATCCAAATGCTTAGCCCCCGTGAAGACCCAACGGTTGGCTGCGTTTCAAATTCTTGATAGGACAATGACGCAAGTTGATGCTTTGTTGTTGGTGAAAACACGTGAATTTCTCTCGTTCCAGATCTCCCACCAAACTAACATGGTAAGAGAGCCCGCGGCTTTTGTGGCTATCATGGGCATGATGGAGAAGATGATTCCATCAAGGTTAAACGTCACTGAAGTTGCTCTATGTGGAGAGCTCAAGAAGGTGCATTCCAAGCCAATCTTTTACCATGCGCCAAAGTTGAATGGAGTAGCGACATTGCAAAATAAGGCCTGCAACCGTCTCAGGAGCTCGATTGCATAAGGGGCACTGCCCGTAATTTGTCCATCCATGTTGCAGTATATTTTTTACTCACAAACTCTAACAACGGCGACATGTGATAGTATTGGCTACACATAGAAGAAGATGTTATTCAGAAATATATGAACTGATTAGTTAACAAGTGTTTCATTATATACGTCATCCAAGTGGAGCATGCATTTTCTGGGAGCAATTACAACAAAGATGGGTTGTTTTTCGGATTTCCATCTCATAGTTTTGTCAAACTGGGTCATGGAAGGAAGAGGGCCAATGAATATTGGTTTGGGCGCTTCCTATTTTAGAACATCCTATATGACACATTAAGTGTAGAAGTGTCGGCGTCCCGCACATTCGTTGTTTTAGTAACTTATGAATTTCATTTAGTTTTTGAAAGATCAAGAATTATTATGTTCAAAAGGTGTGAAGATTTTGTGAATTAGTTTTTATCTATTTGTGAACATTTTCTGAAAGCACAGACGTTTTTCagaaaaaaatgatttttttaaaCACAAACACATTTTACAAATCTGGAAAAAATTAAAGCACCAGCATTTCAAAAAAATATGATAACTTTTATACAAAATTTCGAAAATTTTATGAAAATATGAACATTTTCCTAATTTACAAACATTTTTCTGAAATCGTCAATTTGTTTTCAAATTTGCAACCATTCCTCATAAACATGAATTTTTCTAAAGTGCAAATGTTTTTAAAATTGTATAATTTTATAAATACGAACATTTTCCAATTTTCCAAAACCTTTTGaaaacatgaatattttttgaaaatgtTTGAACATTTTTGCGGAAGGCAAAGATTTTTTAAACTTACGAAAAATTTCCATGAAAGCACAAGCATTTTTataaaaatccaacaaaaaaagtttttaaataaaagaaaaggaaaaactAAAATATACCAACAAAGAACATGAAAAAAAAACAGATAAAATAACCATTTTTTAGCGAAGAGACGAAATAACCAGGATGTATTGAACGAACAATATCTTACATGGGCCAGCCCATCATACCGGCTCTTGTAGAAAACAAGGACTACATGACGCAATGCGCATTCAATAGAGTTTACGTCCTATTCTTtgtttctcaaaaaaaaactCCTATTCTTTTTCCCCTAAAAAAatcctatccccccccccccacgcgcCCTTTGACCTTGCCCctgttttctttgttt is a window encoding:
- the LOC125528493 gene encoding NAC domain-containing protein 1-like, with protein sequence MIMSDPAMLPPGFRFHPTDEELILHYLRNRAAESPCPVSIIADVDIYKFDPWALPSKASYGDREWYFFTPRDRKYPNGVRPNRAAGSGYWKATGTDKPIRCSATGESVGVKKALVFYKGRPPKGIKTNWIMHEYRLAAADAHAANTYRPMKFRNASMRLDDWVLCRIYKKTSQASPMAVPPLSDHELDEPSGAAAYPMSSAGMIMQGGAGGYPLQAAAGGTQRMPKIPSISELLNEYSLAQLFEDSGHALMARHDQHAALLGHPIMSQFHVNGMPQLGQMDSSASTSVGGEGAAGKRKRPSEDGDRNGSTSQPAAAVTGKKPNTSCLGATTFQTGNNTLQGSSLGQGHQTLLRF